One Malaclemys terrapin pileata isolate rMalTer1 chromosome 21, rMalTer1.hap1, whole genome shotgun sequence DNA window includes the following coding sequences:
- the LOC128827468 gene encoding immunoglobulin alpha-2 heavy chain-like, whose translation MTAQWYRRQEGEAPMLIKRCSDNQNVSKVACISEGHNLTLAIYNAERNDSGVYYCTDSYIIFLTFGNGSTLIVGDSYTTSSWVLPLAPSPHSLLSPGTADLACVVHGVSNPVQISWSISGDLQEQGLTRSLKAKDGSLVFINHISVPVATWTSGKNFTCDVKFNSSGKSVKKIARYMEASSTAPASECSHYIVPLAAGAGLLLLVVSLSLVWTLCPSTLGFKPRISASPASEEHQDGILYTHLDFDSRNRNGRTMQRPARGKSVNP comes from the exons ATGACAGCTCAGTGGTACAGGAGACAGGAAGGCGAGGCCCCCATGTTAATTAAGAGATGCTCAGATAATCAAAATGTAAGTAAAGTTGCTTGCATATCGGAAGGACACAACTTGACACTGGCAATCTACAATGCCGAAAGGAATGACTCTGGGGTTTATTACTGTACCGATTCGTACATCATCTTCCTGACTTTTGGCAACGGATCCACCCTGATTGTTGGAG ACAGTTACACCACCAGCAGTTGGGTGCTGCCTCTGgctccatctccccacagcctcctctcccccggGACGGCTGATCTGGCTTGTGTGGTCCATGGAGTGTCCAACCCAGTCCAAATTTCCTGGAGTATTTCTGGGGATCTGCAGGAACAGGGGCTGACGCGTTCACTGAAAGCAAAGGATGGCTCCTTGGTGTTCATAAATCACATCAGTGTCCCCGTGGCCACCTGGACCAGTGGGAAGAATTTCACCTGTGATGTTAAATTCAACTCATCTGGCAAGAGTGTTAAGAAAATTGCCAGGTATATGGAAG cttcctccacagcccctgccagtgaGTGCTCACATTACATTGTGCCCCTTGCGGCTGGTGCtggtctgctgctgctggtggtgtctCTGAGCCTCGTCTGGACCCTCTGTCCTTCCACGCTAG GATTCAAGCCCAGGATCTCAGCATCTCCAGCTTCAGAGGAGCACCAG GATGGAATCTTATACACTCATCTGGATTTTGATTCACGGAATCGCAACGGGCGCACGATGCAGCGACCAGCCAGAGGGAAAAGTGTAAACCCGTGA